A genomic window from Punica granatum isolate Tunisia-2019 chromosome 2, ASM765513v2, whole genome shotgun sequence includes:
- the LOC116195103 gene encoding pEARLI1-like lipid transfer protein 1, whose amino-acid sequence MAAKSSAMLAFFLSLNLLFFSLSSASTLPKPIPIPLVGSPSGSPSGDTCPIDTLKLGVCANLLGGLINVTMGTPPNQPCCSLIQGLLDLEAAVCLCTAIKANVLGINLNVQVSLSLLLNDCGKSLPVGFQCA is encoded by the coding sequence ATGGCTGCGAAGAGCTCTGCAATGCTTGCCTTCTTCCTCTCACTCAACCTCCTCTTCTTTTCCCTGTCTAGTGCTTCGACCTTGCCTAAGCCTATCCCAATCCCTTTGGTTGGCAGCCCTAGTGGCAGCCCTTCAGGTGACACTTGCCCTATTGATACCCTAAAGCTAGGCGTCTGTGCCAACCTGCTGGGCGGCCTCATTAACGTTACGATGGGGACCCCTCCAAATCAACCATGCTGCTCTCTCATCCAGGGGCTCCTTGACCTAGAGGCTGCCGTTTGCCTCTGCACTGCGATCAAAGCGAACGTGCTTGGTATCAATCTCAATGTCCAGGTCTCTCTCAGCTTGCTCCTCAACGATTGCGGGAAGAGTCTCCCTGTGGGTTTCCAATGTGCttaa
- the LOC116197011 gene encoding zinc finger CCCH domain-containing protein 48 yields MDVDGNKRVFQRLGAPSSAPNDSSKQKVCYHWRAGKCSRYPCPYLHRELPAPTSNGGGPKRFAEDSGSQFSRRGPNKFTGGSNTWGRVHGGNNTVRKAEKVCNFWVQGHCNFGDRCRYLHSWSVGDSFSLLSQLEGHQKVVTGIAFPSGSDKLYTGGKDESVRMWDCQSGQCILVVNLGAEVGCMISEGPWIFVGLPNLVKAWNTQTSAELSLNGPVGQVYAMVVGHSLLFAGTQDGSILAWKYNEITNNFEPAASLTGHSVAVVSLVVGANRVYSGSMDNTIRVWNLETLQCIQVLSDHTSVVMSVLCWDQFLLSCSLDKTIKVWAATESGNLEVTYTHNEEHGILFLCGMHDLAGRPVLLCACNDNSVRVYDLPSFSERGKIFAKQEVRAIQAGPGGIFFTGDGTGQVKVWKWAESSGQQ; encoded by the exons ATGGATGTGGACGGGAATAAGCGCGTGTTCCAGCGGCTTGGGGCTCCGTCATCGGCCCCCAATGACTCCAGCAAACAGAAAGTCTGCTATCATTGGAGGGCAGGGAAGTGTAGCAGATACCCCTGTCCCTACCTCCATAGGGAATTGCCAGCCCCCACATCGAACGGAGGGGGACCGAAGCGGTTCGCTGAGGATTCGGGGTCTCAGTTTTCGCGGAGAGGCCCCAACAAGTTCACTGGTGGATCAAATACGTGGGGCCGGGTTCACGGGGGTAATAACACGGTGAGGAAGGCAGAGAAGGTGTGCAACTTCTGGGTGCAGGGCCATTGTAATTTCGGGGATAGGTGTCGGTATTTGCATTCTTGGAGCGTAGGCGATAGTTTCTCATTACTGAGCCAGCTTGAAGGCCACCAAAAG GTTGTTACTGGGATCGCATTTCCGTCTGGTTCTGATAAGCTTTACACTGGAGGCAAGGATGAATCTGTGAGGATGTGGGATTGTCAGTCTGGCCAG TGTATTCTTGTTGTCAATCTTGGTGCTGAAGTAGGTTGTATGATAAGTGAAGGTCCATGGATTTTTGTTGGTTTGCCGAATCTCGTGAAG GCATGGAATACACAAACCTCTGCTGAGCTGAGTCTTAATGGACCTGTAGGACAAGTTTATGCCATGGTTGTGGGTCATAGTTTGCTCTTCGCCGGTACACAG GATGGATCTATATTGGCCTGgaaatacaatgaaataactAATAACTTCGAACCGGCTGCGTCACTGACAGGCCACTCTGTGGCAGTGGTTTCACTAGTCGTCGGAGCTAATAGGGTATACTCTGGTTCCATGGACAATACAATTCGG GTTTGGAATCTCGAAACTTTGCAGTGTATACAGGTTCTATCTGATCATACCTCAGTTGTGATGTCCGTTCTTTGTTGGGATCAATTTCTTTTATCTTGTTCCCTGGACAAGACAATAAAG GTGTGGGCTGCCACAGAAAGTGGAAACCTTGAAGTGACCTATACACACAATGAAGAACAC GGAATTCTTTTTCTATGCGGAATGCATGACTTAGCAGGCAGGCCAGTCTTGCTGTGCGCTTGCAATGACAACTCCGTTCGTGTTTACGATTTGCCATC ATTTTCCGAGAGGGGCAAGATTTTTGCCAAACAGGAGGTTCGAGCCATCCAAGCTGGCCCTGGTGGCATCTTCTTCACAGGAGATGGGACCGGTCAAGTGAAAGTGTGGAAATGGGCAGAATCATCAGGGCAGCAATAG
- the LOC116195104 gene encoding LOW QUALITY PROTEIN: putative lipid-binding protein AIR1B (The sequence of the model RefSeq protein was modified relative to this genomic sequence to represent the inferred CDS: inserted 1 base in 1 codon), which produces MAAKSSAMLAFFLSLNLLFFSLSSASTLPKPIPIPXVGSPASALRHLNVWSTNVCGLINVTMGTPPNQPCCSLIQGLLDLEAAVCLCTAIKANVLGINLNVQVSLSLLLNDCGKSLPVGFQCA; this is translated from the exons ATGGCTGCGAAGAGCTCTGCAATGCTTGCCTTCTTCCTCTCACTCAACCTCCTCTTCTTTTCCCTGTCTAGTGCTTCGACCTTGCCTAAGCCTATCCCAATCC TGGTTGGCAGCCCTGCCTCAGCACTTCGACACTTGAACGTGTGGTCAACCAATGTCTGCGGCCTCATTAACGTTACGATGGGGACCCCTCCAAATCAACCATGCTGCTCTCTCATCCAGGGGCTCCTTGACCTAGAGGCTGCCGTTTGCCTCTGCACTGCGATCAAAGCGAACGTGCTTGGTATCAATCTCAATGTCCAGGTCTCTCTCAGCTTGCTCCTCAACGATTGCGGGAAGAGTCTCCCTGTGGGTTTCCAATGTGCttaa